From the genome of Aquila chrysaetos chrysaetos chromosome 8, bAquChr1.4, whole genome shotgun sequence:
GGCCGCAGCAGCTTTGCCAGGGCTGCTCTTGGGCTCCAGGCGCTTCCACGGCTGCTTGCTCTGCCGAGGCTGAAGGCGGCTGGCATGAGAAAGCCCACGGGGGCTTTCTGAGGTGTTTGCTTGCACCATCAGTGCGGAGGACAAATTTCCACATTGGTCTAGATATTCAACCGAGGAGGGAAGTCTGAAGCAGTCTCATTTCCCTATGGCATTTTCCCCTGTTGCACAAAACCAGCTGTCCAGTTCTGTGGCTCATTGCTGTCCTTTTTAGCTGGTTTCCTGCACTCCCACTGCCCTGTTCACCAACAGCCCGGGCACGCAGCTGGCTGGTCCTGAGGACTGGGGTCTCTCTGAGCTGTGGGGGTCCGTGGGGAAGGTGTCTTTTCTCTCCAGGATGTGTGCTGAGGAAGCGTGGGATAaggcagctccctcctcctccatctcaaGCAAGGGGAGGCTGGGCCAGTGCACCAGCCTGGGGATGGCAGCCGACCTCAGGCACCTACCTgtgctgcctgtggcaggggTGGGCCAGCAAGAGAAATGCAcctgcagggagcagctggagaagctcttttaaaaacagaaactgcACCGTTACAATTTCAGTAGAAATCCAGCACATTCAGgggctgttttttaaagaagcaagaACAGAGGAATTCCCCCATGGCCAGTTTTGGTTGCTCTTTCTGTTGATGCTAGAAGGTGGGTGTGAGGCAGCATGGGGAAGCGGTGCAGGAAGCACACgcgctccagccccagcccccagcTGCCTTCGCCCCCAGCCGCCTTCGCCCCCAGCCACGTGTCCAGTCCCAGGGCAAGGACAGTGGGGCATGAGGAAGGAAATGCAAACCAAAGCCTGCACTGGGGGAcggaaacaaaaccagagccCAGGGAAAGCCCCTGATGCCCCACAGGCATGGGGAGGACTTTTGCAGGAAAAACCTTGGGACTATCCCAGGGAAAGCTGCAATGACCAGGGGCTACGAGGAGGCATGGAGGCTCTGGGGCACAGCACTCCCGCCCAGCGCCTCGGCTCCCTGCAGAGGCacccactgctgcagctgccccaAGCACCAGCTGCTCCCAGGCACCTTGGAGCAGCCGCACAGCGCTGCTGCTGCGGTGGGCTGCGCTGGGGGATGTACACGGCCGGGGATCGGCTCATCCATCACCGGGCAGGGTGATGTCCTACCTGCACGCCAGCCTGGCTCCCGCCTCATGGCCCCCGGTCCTGGAAAGGCACATAGCTGCTCCCCGTCCTGCTCAGCAAGCCGCTGATGCTGAACGGCGGCACCAGCTCCACCGCCACTGACCCCAGCCCActgcagggaaggcagagaTGTCAGTGAGCTGCCTGTCCCCCCGCCAGCCCACAGCGTGGGGACTGTCCCTGAACAGCCGGGACTCCCCAGGGCATCTGTCCCGGAGGGGCAGCACCTGCAAACAGCAGAGCTCAGTGAGTTTAGGGACTGGTGAGGGTTTGCGACACCTCGGCACCATGCGAAGGGAGCACCCAGCCCGACCCAGGTACCCCGCACAGCCTCACTTACCAGGTGTGGTAGAGGTTGAAGACAAAGTCGGGCCCTGGGGAAGTGGGAAGGAGAGGTGTCAGAGCCGTGTGGTGCCTTTGCTTTGCCGCAAGTCTGTGCAGCAGCATAGGGATGGGCCGGACAGCCAGCGGGACAGCCAGCTGCACTGGGACATCACTGTGCATCCCCCTCCTTGGCCTCTGCATGCCTCCAGCTTGCCCCAGAGCCACGCTGCACGCCAGTTTCCCCAGCCCCCAGCAAATGTCAGGCATGCTTCCCACGCCCTGGGCCCTGCAGCCCTTTCCTTTGaaccctccctgccctgctgctgcctgtccccctgctctgcctgtaCTCACGGCGCCAGCACTGGCCCCTCTGGTACCACCGGATGAAGGTGTAGCCAAAAAGCACCAGGATCAGCAAGGCCAGCCCGACACCTATGACAACCCCAAGCACGTTGATGGGTTCTTGCCCTGtaaagcagagggagaaggggttCTGCAGTCAAACGGCTCCGGGAAGCTGTGGGTTCTGATCATCCCCCGGGGGCAACAGGACAGCTGTAGGGCTGGGATACGTCCCTCCACCCCGTGCTGTCCCTATGGCATGGAGGGACTGCACTCCGTGAGGCTGTTGAGCGTTGTGGCACAGAGATTTTTGCTACCCCCAAAGCCCCGTGCTGGAGACTTGTGATCTTGCTCGCACAGCCACCGCCTCTGCTGTCCCCCAGTGAGCCAGTGGGCAGGATGGTGACCTGGGAAGGGAGCCCAGAGGGGAGTGGGGGTGACCCACTGCCCACAGCCTAAACAGGAGGGGAATGGCTGTAAACAGGAGCCCACATTCCCCATAAACAGGATCCCCTGCTattcctgctcccagccccgccGGGAGCTCAGCCAGACCCCAGGCAGCTTTTGGCTGTGCCCAGGGCCCATCGCATTGCACTGGGGGTGGGGAGCTGGCCACCCTGACGATGCCTGTACCCCCACACCTGGTCCCGTGCCCAATCCTCCTCGGCT
Proteins encoded in this window:
- the SMIM35 gene encoding small integral membrane protein 35, whose translation is MDPRAGQEPINVLGVVIGVGLALLILVLFGYTFIRWYQRGQCWRRPDFVFNLYHTCGLGSVAVELVPPFSISGLLSRTGSSYVPFQDRGP